Proteins encoded together in one Shewanella acanthi window:
- a CDS encoding DUF1439 domain-containing protein, whose amino-acid sequence MKKFTRSVCLGLTVLLSGCVTQYSITEQEMEQYLNKEIHFEVKQGNQLVGAEVRINDISVKLGEKPDTMSVSAATQVSIKNPIFPLNAKLATTFEAQPWYDSTTHSVYLRKLELVKVESTPKDIEKAINMVTPQVMGYLTNFLESQPVYVLNTKDSNQALMAKMTESIQVAPGKLILKFTK is encoded by the coding sequence ATGAAAAAATTCACTCGTAGTGTTTGCTTAGGTTTAACTGTACTGCTGAGTGGTTGCGTCACGCAGTACAGCATTACCGAGCAAGAAATGGAACAGTACCTCAATAAAGAGATCCATTTTGAAGTTAAGCAAGGTAATCAACTCGTTGGTGCCGAAGTGCGGATTAATGATATCAGCGTGAAACTGGGTGAAAAACCCGACACTATGAGTGTCAGCGCTGCGACTCAGGTGTCGATTAAGAATCCTATATTTCCGCTCAACGCCAAACTAGCAACCACCTTTGAAGCTCAGCCTTGGTACGACAGCACAACCCACAGCGTGTACCTGCGCAAACTGGAACTAGTGAAAGTCGAATCCACACCTAAGGATATTGAGAAAGCCATCAATATGGTAACGCCGCAGGTGATGGGCTATTTAACAAACTTCTTAGAAAGCCAGCCTGTTTACGTGCTGAATACTAAGGATAGTAACCAAGCGCTGATGGCCAAAATGACCGAAAGCATTCAAGTGGCTCCTGGCAAACTGATATTGAAATTTACCAAGTAA
- a CDS encoding helix-turn-helix transcriptional regulator: MTSASELVYMSAKQVAEYLDLNEKKVYAMANDRILPATKITGKWLFPKVLIDRWVMDSCHSGMLTDRLLITGSDDPLLSMLVARLMAQVGSRELISYSATGSRLGLELLAKGYADVCTLHWGSMEDSNIRHPALLKGYNNHQQWIMVHGYSRQQGLIMRSDMHHRCQEEDKVLTMPWRWVSRQGGAGSQQHLEHWLLKQGARVDQLNSVLTAYSERELAGYIARGDADIGFGCQSVALESGLSFVPLIKESFDFVMPQSIYFRRQLQQLFSMLSGGQARQMAVMLGGYDLSDCGKLLWSAS, translated from the coding sequence ATGACATCTGCCAGTGAATTGGTTTACATGAGCGCTAAGCAAGTTGCTGAATATTTAGATCTAAATGAGAAAAAGGTCTACGCCATGGCGAATGACCGCATCCTTCCCGCCACTAAGATCACTGGCAAGTGGTTATTCCCCAAAGTACTGATTGACCGCTGGGTGATGGATTCCTGCCACAGCGGCATGTTAACCGATAGATTGCTTATCACTGGCAGTGATGATCCTTTGCTTTCTATGCTAGTGGCACGTCTGATGGCTCAAGTCGGCAGTCGTGAGTTGATTAGCTACAGTGCAACGGGCTCACGTCTTGGGCTCGAACTTTTGGCGAAGGGTTATGCCGATGTCTGTACCCTGCATTGGGGGAGCATGGAGGACAGTAATATCCGCCATCCTGCTTTGCTAAAGGGTTACAACAACCATCAACAATGGATTATGGTGCACGGATATTCACGGCAACAGGGTCTTATCATGCGTAGCGATATGCACCATAGATGTCAGGAAGAGGATAAAGTCCTGACTATGCCATGGCGCTGGGTGAGTCGACAGGGTGGGGCAGGCAGTCAGCAACATTTAGAGCATTGGCTATTAAAGCAAGGTGCGCGTGTCGATCAGTTGAATTCAGTTTTGACCGCATACAGTGAACGCGAACTTGCAGGTTATATTGCACGGGGTGATGCCGATATCGGCTTTGGTTGCCAGTCGGTCGCTCTAGAAAGTGGCCTTAGCTTCGTGCCATTAATAAAAGAGTCATTCGATTTTGTTATGCCCCAGAGCATTTACTTTCGTCGTCAGCTGCAGCAACTATTCAGTATGTTAAGTGGTGGGCAGGCGAGACAGATGGCAGTGATGCTTGGTGGATACGATCTGAGTGATTGTGGCAAGTTACTCTGGAGCGCAAGTTAA
- a CDS encoding ornithine carbamoyltransferase, translating into MKHLLSIKELTQQQLLALIALAKTIKANPAEYRHALDGKSVVMLFEKPSLRTRVSFDIGINKLGGHCLYLDQQNGALGKRESVADFASNLSCWADAIVARTYSHTTIEELAEFGSVPVINALSDLYHPCQALADFLTLAEHFEDVSKVKLAYVGDGNNVTHSLMYCAAILGASMTVICPAGHFPDGNVVAEVQALAERSGANIVLTSDINAIEGHDAIYTDTWISMGDSTPLAEIQELFAPYQVNSGLMTKAGANYFMHCLPAHRGVEVTDEVMDGEGSLILQQAENRMHAQNAVLVTLFS; encoded by the coding sequence ATGAAGCATTTACTATCGATAAAAGAGTTAACCCAACAGCAGTTGCTGGCGCTGATTGCCCTAGCAAAAACGATCAAAGCCAATCCGGCAGAGTATCGCCACGCGTTGGATGGAAAGAGTGTGGTGATGTTATTCGAGAAGCCCTCTCTGCGTACCCGTGTTAGCTTCGATATCGGTATTAATAAGCTCGGCGGCCACTGCTTATACCTAGACCAACAAAATGGTGCCCTAGGTAAGCGTGAATCGGTCGCTGACTTTGCTTCTAACCTGTCTTGTTGGGCGGATGCGATTGTGGCGAGAACCTATTCACACACCACTATCGAAGAATTAGCCGAGTTTGGCTCAGTGCCAGTGATCAATGCGTTATCGGATTTATATCATCCTTGTCAGGCATTGGCAGACTTTTTAACCCTTGCAGAGCATTTTGAGGATGTCAGCAAGGTAAAGTTAGCCTATGTTGGAGATGGCAATAACGTTACCCATTCATTGATGTACTGCGCCGCAATTCTCGGTGCCAGCATGACAGTGATCTGCCCAGCGGGTCACTTTCCTGATGGCAACGTCGTGGCAGAGGTACAAGCCCTGGCAGAGCGATCTGGCGCAAACATCGTGTTGACCTCGGATATTAATGCCATCGAGGGTCACGATGCAATTTACACTGATACTTGGATTTCGATGGGCGACTCAACACCACTAGCCGAAATTCAGGAACTGTTTGCACCTTATCAAGTCAATTCAGGCTTGATGACGAAAGCGGGCGCTAACTATTTTATGCACTGTTTACCGGCTCACCGTGGCGTTGAAGTCACAGATGAGGTGATGGATGGTGAGGGCTCACTGATCCTGCAACAGGCAGAGAATCGGATGCATGCCCAAAATGCAGTACTAGTTACCCTATTTAGTTGA
- a CDS encoding argininosuccinate synthase → MSIVNNNTGVKKVVLAYSGGLDTSAIIPWLKETYDNCEIIAFCADVGQGEEELVGLTEKALASGASECHIVDLKEEFVKDYIYPTMATGAIYEGTYLLGTSMARPIIAKAQVEVARKVGADALCHGCTGKGNDQVRFEGCFAALAPDLKVIAPWREWTMQSREDLLAYLAERNIKTSASATKIYSRDANAFHISHEGGELEDPWNEPSKGVWTLTADPEDAPNQPEYVSLEVENGRVTKVNGEALTPYAALMKLNAIAAPHGVGRIDITENRLVGMKSRGCYETPGGTVMFAALRAIEELVLDKTSRTWREQVGAQMAHLVYDGRWFTPLCKSLLAASESLAESVNGEVVVKLYKGHAIAVKKRSPNSLYSEAFATFGEDQVYDQKHAEGFIRLYSLASRIRALNTK, encoded by the coding sequence ATGTCTATCGTGAATAATAATACTGGCGTGAAAAAAGTTGTTTTAGCCTACTCTGGTGGTCTCGATACGTCGGCCATTATCCCTTGGTTAAAAGAAACCTACGATAACTGCGAAATCATCGCCTTTTGCGCTGACGTAGGTCAGGGCGAAGAAGAGTTAGTGGGTTTGACTGAAAAGGCGTTAGCTTCTGGAGCCTCTGAGTGCCATATCGTCGACCTGAAAGAAGAATTCGTTAAAGATTACATCTACCCAACCATGGCGACTGGTGCAATCTACGAAGGCACTTACTTATTGGGCACCTCAATGGCTCGCCCAATTATCGCAAAGGCGCAGGTTGAAGTGGCTCGTAAAGTGGGGGCAGATGCACTGTGCCACGGCTGTACCGGTAAAGGAAACGATCAAGTACGTTTCGAAGGTTGTTTCGCGGCATTAGCACCTGATTTGAAAGTGATTGCGCCATGGCGTGAATGGACCATGCAGAGCCGTGAAGATCTGTTAGCTTATTTAGCTGAGCGCAATATCAAGACGTCGGCTTCTGCAACCAAAATCTACAGCCGCGACGCTAACGCATTCCACATTTCCCACGAAGGTGGTGAGTTAGAAGATCCGTGGAACGAGCCAAGTAAAGGTGTGTGGACGCTGACCGCCGATCCAGAGGATGCGCCAAACCAACCAGAATATGTGTCTCTGGAAGTTGAAAACGGCCGTGTGACTAAAGTAAACGGTGAAGCATTAACGCCTTATGCTGCGCTGATGAAGTTGAACGCCATTGCTGCACCACACGGTGTTGGCCGTATCGACATCACCGAAAACCGTTTAGTGGGCATGAAGTCTCGCGGTTGTTACGAAACGCCAGGCGGCACTGTGATGTTCGCTGCGCTGCGTGCAATCGAAGAGTTAGTGCTGGACAAAACTAGCCGTACTTGGCGTGAACAAGTGGGCGCACAAATGGCTCACCTAGTGTATGACGGTCGTTGGTTCACACCACTGTGTAAGTCACTGCTGGCGGCTTCTGAATCTTTAGCAGAGTCAGTGAACGGTGAAGTCGTGGTTAAGCTTTACAAAGGCCATGCGATCGCGGTTAAGAAACGCTCACCAAACAGCCTGTACTCTGAAGCGTTTGCTACCTTCGGTGAAGACCAAGTGTACGATCAGAAACACGCTGAAGGCTTTATCCGTCTGTACTCATTAGCGAGCCGCATCCGCGCGCTTAACACTAAGTAA
- the argB gene encoding acetylglutamate kinase produces MSTNNSVLVLKVGGALLQCEMGMARLMDTAAAMIASGQQVLMVHGGGCLVDEQLAANGMETVKLEGLRVTPAEQMPIIAGALAGTSNKILQGAATKAGIVSVGMSLADGNTVSAKIKDERLGMVGEVSPKDASYLKFILAQGWMPICSSIAMLDDGQLLNVNADQAATVLAKSVGGKLVLLSDVSGVLDGKGQLIPSLNSAQISELVQQGVIEKGMKVKVEAALEVAQWMGQAVQVASWRDAGQLSALAKGEAVGTQIQP; encoded by the coding sequence ATGTCTACAAACAACTCAGTATTAGTGCTTAAAGTCGGCGGTGCGCTCCTGCAGTGTGAAATGGGGATGGCGCGGTTAATGGATACCGCAGCGGCTATGATCGCCAGCGGCCAGCAAGTGTTGATGGTGCACGGCGGTGGCTGTTTAGTCGATGAGCAGTTAGCGGCTAATGGCATGGAAACCGTCAAACTAGAAGGTTTACGTGTAACACCTGCAGAGCAGATGCCCATTATTGCCGGCGCATTAGCGGGAACTTCAAACAAGATTCTCCAAGGAGCTGCAACCAAAGCGGGCATCGTAAGCGTGGGCATGAGCCTTGCCGATGGCAACACCGTTTCAGCCAAAATTAAAGATGAACGTTTAGGCATGGTTGGTGAAGTCTCACCCAAGGATGCAAGCTATCTTAAATTCATTCTTGCCCAAGGTTGGATGCCAATCTGTAGCTCAATCGCCATGTTAGACGATGGTCAATTGCTTAACGTTAACGCCGACCAAGCGGCAACCGTTTTAGCCAAATCGGTTGGCGGTAAGTTGGTGCTGCTGTCTGATGTATCGGGTGTGTTAGATGGCAAAGGCCAACTGATCCCGAGCCTGAACAGCGCTCAAATCAGCGAGCTGGTTCAGCAAGGCGTGATTGAGAAGGGTATGAAAGTAAAAGTAGAAGCTGCGCTCGAAGTGGCACAGTGGATGGGGCAGGCCGTTCAAGTTGCCTCGTGGCGTGATGCAGGCCAATTAAGCGCATTAGCAAAAGGTGAGGCCGTGGGCACACAAATACAACCGTAA
- a CDS encoding formate dehydrogenase accessory sulfurtransferase FdhD, whose protein sequence is MISDNSSTFTSQSLSTEGDSTAKRSFTFVKTQAEVPLTIPVKAVDESGEVLDKFVACERPLTVYLNWRPIVTLMTLGAKPESLALGYLKNQGFISDVSQLDSVIVDWEVNSAAVLTREQIEDLDEKLSEKTVTSGCGQGTVYGSFMQDLDDIRLPTPSLKQSTLYSLLKNINDYNETYKNAGAVHGCGLCEEDQILAFVEDVGRHNAVDTLAGDMWLSQDRGDNKIFYTTGRLTSEMVIKVAKMGIPVLLSRSGVTQMGLELAQKLGITMIARAKGRHFLIYHGNENLQFDVNTATSK, encoded by the coding sequence ATGATTTCTGATAACAGTTCAACCTTTACCTCCCAGTCACTATCGACAGAAGGCGACTCAACGGCTAAACGCTCATTTACCTTTGTTAAAACCCAAGCCGAAGTGCCGCTCACTATCCCAGTTAAAGCGGTGGATGAGTCCGGCGAAGTATTGGATAAATTTGTTGCCTGCGAGCGACCTCTTACAGTGTATTTGAATTGGCGTCCAATTGTGACCCTGATGACTCTTGGTGCAAAACCTGAATCTCTTGCGCTTGGTTACTTGAAGAATCAGGGCTTTATCTCTGACGTGTCACAACTCGACTCAGTGATTGTGGATTGGGAGGTGAATTCGGCGGCGGTGTTAACCCGCGAGCAGATTGAAGATCTTGATGAGAAGTTGTCTGAGAAAACCGTCACCTCTGGTTGTGGTCAAGGTACAGTTTACGGCAGTTTTATGCAGGACTTAGATGATATTAGGCTGCCCACGCCAAGCCTTAAGCAAAGCACTCTCTATAGCTTGCTGAAAAACATCAACGACTATAACGAGACTTATAAAAACGCCGGAGCTGTGCATGGCTGTGGTCTCTGCGAGGAAGACCAGATTCTCGCCTTTGTTGAAGATGTTGGCCGCCACAATGCGGTGGATACCTTAGCTGGGGATATGTGGTTATCCCAAGATAGGGGCGATAACAAGATTTTCTACACCACTGGGCGCTTAACCTCAGAGATGGTGATTAAAGTTGCGAAAATGGGGATACCAGTGCTTTTATCCCGTAGCGGTGTGACTCAAATGGGTTTAGAGCTTGCTCAAAAACTCGGGATTACCATGATTGCCCGCGCTAAAGGGCGGCACTTCTTGATTTACCATGGCAATGAGAATCTGCAATTTGATGTGAATACAGCAACAAGCAAGTAA
- a CDS encoding CinA family nicotinamide mononucleotide deamidase-related protein, producing the protein MKIEMICTGEEVLSGQIVDTNAAWFASTMMDHGVEIQRRVTVGDRLEDLITVFQERSLHADVILVNGGLGPTSDDMSAEAMAKAKGESLVENTYWRQHIEEWFTRNNRVMPASNLKQAMLPESAIMVDNPVGTACGFRVKLNRAWLFFTPGVPHELKHMVTEQFIPFIREEFNLDAKVAVKKLLTIGQGESALADKIEPLELPDGITIGYRSSMPHIEIKIFARGEKAIAMLPRVTSHIKMVLGTSVVAEDKATLAAEIHSKLLNSGFTLSVAESCTGGMITSQLVDFPGSSSYLQHGLVTYSNESKVRVLGVNPATLDDHGAVSIPTVEEMAKGARAILDSDFALATSGIAGPDGGTDDKPVGTVAIALATRGGVYSQMIKLPRRSRDLVRSMSAAVAYDMLRRELLTEAVIVDYPSIGRFSK; encoded by the coding sequence ATGAAGATTGAGATGATTTGCACCGGCGAAGAGGTGCTTTCAGGACAGATAGTCGATACTAATGCCGCTTGGTTTGCCAGCACTATGATGGATCATGGGGTTGAAATTCAACGTCGCGTGACCGTGGGTGACAGACTCGAAGACTTGATTACCGTGTTTCAGGAGCGAAGTCTTCATGCCGATGTGATCCTCGTTAACGGTGGTCTAGGGCCAACCAGTGATGATATGTCCGCCGAGGCGATGGCTAAGGCGAAGGGGGAATCATTAGTCGAAAATACCTATTGGCGTCAGCACATTGAAGAATGGTTCACCCGCAATAATCGTGTCATGCCGGCGAGTAACTTAAAACAGGCAATGCTACCCGAGTCAGCCATTATGGTGGATAACCCAGTCGGCACCGCCTGTGGTTTTAGGGTAAAGCTGAATCGTGCTTGGTTATTCTTTACCCCTGGTGTACCCCATGAACTCAAACATATGGTTACCGAGCAGTTTATTCCCTTTATTCGTGAAGAGTTTAATCTGGATGCTAAGGTTGCCGTAAAGAAACTGCTCACAATTGGACAGGGGGAGTCCGCCCTTGCAGATAAGATTGAGCCCTTAGAGCTGCCTGATGGGATTACTATCGGTTATCGCTCGTCTATGCCGCATATCGAAATTAAGATTTTTGCCCGTGGAGAAAAGGCGATAGCCATGCTCCCTCGCGTCACCAGCCATATCAAAATGGTGCTTGGCACTTCAGTTGTTGCAGAAGATAAGGCAACACTTGCAGCGGAGATCCACAGTAAACTCTTAAATTCAGGGTTTACTTTGAGTGTGGCTGAATCCTGTACCGGTGGGATGATTACCAGTCAGTTGGTTGATTTCCCGGGCAGTTCTTCTTATTTGCAACATGGTCTTGTGACCTACAGCAATGAATCTAAGGTGCGGGTATTAGGTGTAAATCCTGCGACTCTGGATGACCATGGCGCAGTGTCGATTCCAACGGTAGAAGAAATGGCAAAAGGCGCAAGAGCTATACTCGATAGCGATTTTGCTTTAGCAACCAGTGGCATTGCTGGCCCCGATGGTGGCACTGATGATAAGCCAGTTGGTACAGTGGCCATTGCACTGGCGACTCGCGGCGGGGTATACAGCCAGATGATTAAACTGCCAAGGAGATCACGGGATTTAGTACGCAGTATGAGCGCTGCGGTCGCCTACGATATGCTCCGAAGAGAGTTACTGACAGAAGCGGTGATTGTCGATTATCCATCGATTGGCCGTTTTAGTAAGTAA
- a CDS encoding Hcp family type VI secretion system effector, which yields MIRRLILILLLSLSTVTAQAAVNMFLEIEGVKGESQDTEHSEKIDILAWSWGTSTDGRRVCIQDLSLTKYTDVASPPLLMSQVSNTHFPTAVLTVSAVGARGELINTVVLELTDVYVSSISTGGSWGEDRLTENVTLNFDQLKYSYTPSDNPKQKVSATISSEKCK from the coding sequence ATGATCAGGAGATTAATCTTAATCTTGCTTCTCAGTCTAAGTACTGTAACAGCACAGGCAGCAGTTAATATGTTTTTAGAAATTGAAGGTGTAAAAGGTGAGAGTCAGGATACTGAACACTCGGAAAAGATCGATATTCTCGCGTGGTCTTGGGGAACGAGTACAGACGGGCGAAGAGTCTGTATCCAAGATCTATCACTCACTAAGTACACAGATGTTGCTTCTCCCCCATTACTGATGAGTCAGGTTTCCAACACCCATTTTCCAACTGCCGTATTAACAGTAAGTGCTGTGGGCGCACGTGGCGAACTCATAAATACTGTTGTTTTAGAGCTGACTGACGTTTATGTGTCTTCTATTTCAACAGGTGGTTCATGGGGAGAAGATAGACTGACTGAGAATGTCACTTTAAATTTTGACCAATTGAAATACAGCTACACCCCTAGCGACAATCCTAAGCAAAAGGTCAGTGCAACAATTAGCAGTGAGAAATGTAAATAA
- the argC gene encoding N-acetyl-gamma-glutamyl-phosphate reductase, with product MKNIAIIGASGYTGAQLTALIHADPELAIQGLYVSENSLDKGKALADLYPVYSHIALTLSPLSDEAKTKIVAEADAVVLATEHSVSLHLAAWFYNQGLAVFDLSGAYRFSDVAQYPKWYGFEHEYPEVLAKAVYGLAEWNGKQVAETKMIAVPGCYPTASLTALKPLKGLLTSAFPVINAVSGVTGAGRKAQLHTSFCEVSLTPYGVLGHRHQPEIATQLGQEVIFTPHLGNFKRGILATITVQLKPGTTTEDVAKAYSVYDQAPLVTVKQNQFPKVDDVVLTPNCHLGWKFDENTGYLVVASAIDNLMKGAASQALQCIKIHFNL from the coding sequence ATGAAAAATATCGCCATTATCGGTGCCAGTGGTTACACAGGTGCGCAGCTAACTGCGTTAATCCATGCAGATCCTGAATTAGCAATTCAAGGCTTGTATGTGTCTGAAAATAGTTTAGATAAAGGTAAAGCTTTAGCAGATTTGTACCCTGTCTACAGCCATATCGCATTAACCCTTTCGCCACTGTCTGACGAAGCTAAGACCAAGATTGTGGCCGAGGCCGATGCAGTGGTGTTAGCCACTGAGCATTCAGTAAGTTTGCACTTAGCGGCTTGGTTTTATAACCAAGGCTTAGCGGTATTCGACTTAAGTGGCGCTTACCGTTTCAGTGATGTTGCCCAGTATCCAAAGTGGTATGGCTTCGAACACGAATACCCAGAGGTTCTGGCGAAGGCGGTTTACGGTCTTGCCGAGTGGAACGGTAAACAAGTCGCTGAAACCAAGATGATTGCGGTACCAGGTTGTTATCCAACGGCATCGTTAACTGCATTAAAACCACTAAAAGGTTTATTAACCTCTGCATTCCCAGTGATTAACGCCGTTAGCGGGGTCACAGGTGCGGGTCGTAAGGCGCAATTACATACTAGCTTTTGTGAAGTGAGCTTAACTCCTTACGGTGTGTTAGGTCACAGACATCAGCCAGAAATTGCGACACAGTTAGGTCAAGAGGTGATCTTTACGCCGCACTTAGGCAACTTTAAGCGTGGTATTTTGGCGACCATTACCGTGCAGTTAAAACCAGGCACGACGACTGAAGATGTCGCCAAGGCCTACAGTGTCTACGACCAAGCACCGCTGGTCACGGTAAAACAAAATCAATTCCCTAAAGTTGATGATGTGGTACTGACGCCAAACTGCCACCTAGGTTGGAAGTTTGATGAAAACACTGGCTATCTGGTTGTCGCGAGTGCAATCGATAATTTGATGAAAGGTGCTGCAAGCCAAGCGCTGCAGTGCATAAAGATTCATTTTAACCTTTAA
- the ppc gene encoding phosphoenolpyruvate carboxylase yields the protein MAGNVVGNVTDNVTDMYASLRSNVSMLGQILGDTMRTHLGDAFLEKVEQIRKLAKDSRRGDEAAREQMLELLTALPDEELVPFAKAFNQFLNLANLSEQFHTISRNCDELVCVPDPVEQLLGRMLNTSIDQSKMLDTLKSLDIDLVLTAHPTEISRRTLIQKYAAIVDCLAEQENNQLSDRERQQIHLRLRQLIAQIWHTNEIRRERPTPVDEARWGLSTIEESLWHAVPDFLRQLNDQVQQRTGQQLPIDIAPVRFSSWMGGDRDGNPFVTAKVTQEVLDRNRHAAARLFLKDIVLLVGELSMEEANSELMAYTNNSCEPYRHVLRSLRQKLRDTIDYLNARIEGHHPEVDKSTLIWHESDLKAPLEMLYKSLTECGMRLIANGLLLDILRRIACFGIHMLRLDIRQDAGRHSDVLAELTRYLGMGDFSHWDETEKQAFLLRELTNRRPLIPSNWNPSADVAEVLNTCRLIAKHPAKALGSYVISMASKPSDVLTVLLLLKETGCSHPMRVVPLFETLSDLNNAADCITALLDIDWYRGYTKGMQEVMIGYSDSAKDAGVMAAAWAQYRAQEQLVSVCKQAGVKLTLFHGRGGSIGRGGGPAHKAILSQPPGSVDGRIRVTEQGEMIRFKFGLPKLAVQSLALYTSAVLEATLLPPPEPKQEWRNCMERIAEESVSAYRGIVREEPDFVAYFRAATPEVELGKLPLGSRPAKRRVDGGIESLRAIPWIFAWSQNRLMLPAWLGAGEALQAACQRGETGLLQDMEREWPFFSTRISMLEMVYAKAEPNLARYYETCLVPSNLHHLGETLRQRLDLGIKVVLELTKSDTLMAHTPWNRESVKLRNPYIDPLNFLQTELLARTRKESTETPASEHVQLALMLTIAGVAAGMRNTG from the coding sequence ATGGCTGGTAATGTGGTAGGTAATGTGACAGACAATGTGACCGATATGTATGCGTCATTAAGATCGAACGTAAGTATGCTTGGCCAGATCCTTGGCGATACCATGCGCACCCACCTAGGCGATGCCTTCTTGGAGAAGGTTGAGCAAATCCGTAAACTGGCTAAGGATTCTCGCCGCGGCGACGAAGCGGCAAGGGAGCAAATGTTAGAGCTGCTCACCGCCCTGCCCGATGAAGAATTAGTCCCCTTCGCAAAGGCCTTTAACCAATTCCTTAACTTGGCTAACTTATCCGAGCAATTTCATACTATTAGCCGAAACTGCGATGAGTTGGTCTGCGTACCTGACCCTGTTGAACAACTGCTTGGTAGAATGCTTAACACCAGTATCGACCAAAGCAAAATGCTCGACACCCTAAAGTCATTAGATATCGATCTGGTGTTAACGGCGCATCCAACGGAAATTTCCCGCCGCACACTTATTCAAAAATATGCCGCGATCGTGGATTGCCTCGCCGAGCAAGAAAACAACCAGTTATCGGACAGAGAGCGTCAGCAAATTCATCTGCGCTTGCGCCAATTGATTGCCCAGATTTGGCATACCAATGAAATTCGTCGCGAACGGCCAACGCCAGTCGATGAAGCCCGCTGGGGATTATCGACGATTGAAGAATCCCTCTGGCATGCGGTGCCCGACTTTTTAAGACAACTTAACGATCAAGTGCAGCAACGCACGGGTCAACAATTACCGATCGATATTGCGCCAGTGCGCTTCTCCAGCTGGATGGGCGGCGACCGTGACGGCAATCCCTTTGTGACAGCCAAAGTCACGCAAGAAGTATTAGACCGCAATCGCCATGCCGCGGCGCGTTTGTTCCTAAAAGATATTGTCTTGCTCGTCGGTGAGCTGTCGATGGAAGAAGCCAACAGTGAGTTGATGGCTTACACCAATAATAGCTGTGAGCCCTACCGCCATGTACTACGTTCATTACGCCAAAAGCTGCGCGATACCATAGATTATTTAAATGCCCGTATCGAAGGCCATCATCCTGAGGTCGATAAATCGACTCTGATTTGGCATGAAAGCGACCTTAAAGCGCCGCTTGAGATGCTCTATAAGAGTTTAACCGAATGTGGTATGCGCTTGATTGCTAACGGCTTGCTGCTAGATATTCTGCGCCGTATCGCCTGTTTTGGCATTCACATGTTAAGACTCGATATTCGCCAAGATGCAGGTCGCCACAGTGACGTGTTAGCAGAGCTGACTCGCTACCTCGGCATGGGTGATTTTAGCCACTGGGATGAGACCGAAAAACAAGCTTTCCTATTGCGTGAATTGACTAATCGTCGACCATTGATCCCTAGCAATTGGAATCCGTCTGCCGATGTCGCCGAAGTGCTCAACACTTGCCGTTTAATCGCTAAACACCCCGCAAAAGCACTGGGATCCTACGTGATTTCCATGGCAAGCAAGCCATCGGATGTGCTGACCGTATTATTGTTACTAAAAGAAACAGGCTGCTCACACCCAATGCGGGTAGTACCGCTGTTCGAAACCTTGAGCGATCTGAATAACGCAGCCGACTGCATCACAGCGCTTCTCGATATCGACTGGTACCGTGGTTACACCAAGGGCATGCAGGAAGTCATGATTGGTTACTCCGACTCAGCGAAAGATGCAGGGGTGATGGCCGCTGCTTGGGCACAGTATCGCGCCCAAGAGCAGCTAGTTTCCGTGTGTAAGCAAGCGGGCGTCAAACTGACACTATTCCATGGCCGTGGCGGCAGTATCGGCCGTGGCGGTGGTCCAGCTCACAAGGCGATTCTATCGCAACCACCAGGTTCAGTTGATGGCCGCATCCGTGTCACAGAACAGGGTGAGATGATCCGCTTTAAATTTGGTTTGCCCAAACTAGCGGTGCAAAGCTTAGCGCTATACACCTCAGCAGTCCTGGAAGCTACACTGTTACCCCCGCCGGAACCTAAGCAAGAATGGCGCAACTGCATGGAACGGATTGCCGAAGAGTCAGTAAGTGCTTACCGCGGTATCGTGCGCGAGGAGCCTGACTTTGTGGCCTACTTCCGCGCTGCAACACCAGAGGTTGAGCTAGGTAAACTGCCTTTAGGCAGTCGCCCCGCTAAACGCCGCGTCGATGGCGGTATCGAAAGTCTGCGTGCTATTCCGTGGATTTTCGCTTGGTCACAAAACCGTTTAATGCTGCCAGCATGGCTCGGTGCGGGTGAAGCACTGCAAGCGGCGTGTCAACGTGGTGAGACTGGCTTATTGCAGGATATGGAACGTGAATGGCCCTTCTTCAGCACCCGTATCTCGATGCTAGAAATGGTATACGCAAAAGCCGAACCTAACCTTGCTCGTTACTACGAGACTTGCTTAGTACCATCGAATCTGCACCACCTCGGCGAAACTTTGCGCCAACGGTTAGACCTTGGCATTAAAGTGGTGCTCGAATTAACTAAATCGGATACGTTAATGGCGCATACACCGTGGAATCGCGAATCTGTTAAGCTTCGCAATCCCTATATCGATCCATTAAACTTCCTGCAGACCGAGCTTTTGGCTCGGACACGTAAGGAATCAACCGAAACACCTGCGTCCGAACACGTGCAATTGGCATTAATGCTAACCATCGCCGGCGTCGCTGCGGGTATGAGAAACACTGGTTAA